In Campylobacter concisus, one DNA window encodes the following:
- a CDS encoding HDOD domain-containing protein — MNESVFKKIKALPPLDDTVIQIQRLHADENSSISDLTKVVEKDPMLTANILRSANSPLYGFSQEITTIARAISLFGMATIRGFALSSTIKKSFSINLEPYGITTQDFLNISIIQNALMYNWHSKVNPKSLEILSPASFMLEIGKIVLAHELAENKQDVEFREKLKNISSPIDLALFETEILDMSNEEVTAKIFEQWNLETELSSSILYSNNPEEAPDHIKDYAKALKVIKTAVNIFNQLDDISIQNTLPLLDEYGFGHDTFLMAVAKVKDNL, encoded by the coding sequence ATGAATGAATCAGTTTTTAAAAAAATCAAAGCACTTCCACCATTAGATGACACAGTTATACAAATTCAACGCTTACATGCGGACGAAAATAGCTCAATAAGTGATCTTACAAAAGTGGTCGAAAAGGATCCGATGCTAACAGCAAATATCTTGCGTTCAGCAAACTCTCCACTTTATGGGTTTTCTCAAGAGATCACAACCATCGCAAGAGCTATTTCTCTTTTTGGTATGGCTACTATTCGAGGTTTTGCGCTTTCAAGTACGATTAAAAAGAGCTTTTCTATAAATTTAGAGCCTTATGGCATTACTACACAAGATTTTTTAAATATCTCGATAATACAAAATGCACTGATGTACAATTGGCATTCTAAAGTTAATCCTAAAAGCCTAGAAATTCTCTCTCCAGCTTCATTTATGCTTGAGATTGGCAAGATAGTTCTTGCTCATGAATTAGCCGAAAATAAGCAAGACGTCGAATTTAGGGAAAAACTTAAAAATATATCTAGTCCAATCGATCTTGCCCTATTTGAAACAGAAATTTTAGATATGTCAAATGAAGAAGTTACAGCTAAAATTTTTGAACAATGGAACCTTGAGACAGAGCTTAGCAGCTCAATACTCTATTCAAACAATCCAGAAGAGGCACCAGATCATATAAAAGATTACGCAAAAGCCCTAAAAGTGATAAAAACGGCTGTAAATATCTTTAATCAACTTGATGATATAAGCATACAAAATACCCTACCTCTTCTTGACGAATACGGCTTTGGACATGATACGTTTTTAATGGCTGTTGCTAAAGTCAAAGATAATTTGTGA
- a CDS encoding RNB domain-containing ribonuclease: MKEFLTSLLVGIKEKEVSNEDKEILRNLLNLGAVSSHKDKFYLNNGYVCGKLDISQNATGFILPFDKRFKQDIIVENKNLNNSHLGDIVLAKLLPLKKKRQSAKIVMSLKLANETSVVYTKRFGVAILGVNLKTGLSTTLKATQKSLKMLPLGTLLKINNLNNEIVEVLGNLEDPLSDEKISLAIYNKNDKFSEACELEAKAFGDEVDASMYPNRVDLRNLEFCTIDPVDAKDFDDAIYFDEKKREIYVAIADVSEYVTAYSAIDSEAKKRGFSIYFPHISVPMLPRALSENICSLKPDVPRLAFCFKISLDANNEVKKEELFEAIILSKRRFNYDEIDEILEGKRECEISWVKPLFKLTTKLRKKRLLHAFDFRTKELRMSLDDEGQILQTRFESDSDSHRLVEDCMLLANKAAAKLITKGVFRNHASPDFKKIDTLLEDLQLLGLDFTYENDLANLIRKIQLKADELGNREEIDKLIIKSQKKAEYSSENLGHFGLGFDRYTHFTSPIRRYSDLILHRLLKAKISKDEKLYNFLLLNIQSTCANLSELEREADKVAYDFMDRKFARWAAANIGKEVRCYVSENQNVLVAKLDDHFVGARIFIAGYSANLLQKLVVKITEADIASTKIFAKVVRKIDV; the protein is encoded by the coding sequence GTGAAAGAATTTCTAACCTCACTACTAGTTGGCATCAAGGAAAAAGAAGTTTCAAACGAAGATAAAGAGATTTTACGAAATCTCTTAAATCTTGGTGCCGTAAGCTCTCATAAAGATAAATTTTATCTAAACAATGGCTACGTCTGTGGCAAGCTAGACATCAGCCAAAACGCAACTGGCTTTATCTTGCCGTTTGATAAACGCTTCAAGCAAGACATCATTGTTGAAAATAAAAATTTAAACAATTCACACCTTGGCGATATAGTGTTAGCAAAGCTTTTGCCGCTTAAAAAAAAGCGCCAAAGCGCTAAAATAGTAATGAGCCTAAAGCTTGCCAATGAGACAAGCGTGGTCTACACAAAACGCTTTGGAGTAGCTATCTTAGGTGTAAATTTAAAAACCGGACTAAGCACAACCCTAAAGGCGACACAAAAAAGTCTAAAGATGCTCCCACTTGGGACGCTATTAAAGATAAATAACCTAAACAACGAGATAGTCGAGGTTTTAGGAAATTTAGAAGATCCGCTAAGCGATGAGAAAATTTCGCTTGCCATTTATAATAAAAATGATAAATTTAGCGAGGCTTGTGAGCTTGAGGCAAAGGCATTTGGCGATGAAGTTGATGCTAGCATGTATCCAAACAGGGTTGATCTAAGAAATTTAGAGTTTTGCACGATCGACCCAGTCGATGCCAAAGACTTTGACGATGCCATATATTTTGATGAGAAAAAGCGCGAAATTTACGTAGCGATCGCTGATGTAAGCGAGTACGTGACTGCATATAGCGCCATTGATAGTGAGGCTAAAAAAAGAGGCTTTTCTATCTACTTTCCGCACATTTCAGTACCGATGTTGCCGCGCGCGCTAAGTGAAAATATATGCTCGCTAAAGCCAGACGTGCCACGCCTTGCATTTTGTTTTAAAATTTCACTTGATGCAAACAACGAGGTAAAAAAAGAGGAGCTTTTTGAAGCGATTATCCTTTCAAAAAGGCGCTTTAACTACGATGAGATCGATGAAATTTTAGAAGGCAAAAGAGAGTGTGAAATTTCATGGGTCAAGCCACTTTTTAAACTCACCACAAAGCTTCGCAAAAAAAGGCTTTTGCACGCATTTGACTTCAGGACAAAAGAGCTTAGAATGAGCCTTGACGATGAGGGTCAAATTTTACAAACTAGATTTGAAAGTGACTCCGACTCCCATAGACTTGTTGAGGACTGCATGCTTTTAGCAAACAAAGCCGCCGCAAAGCTCATTACAAAAGGTGTTTTTAGAAACCACGCATCGCCTGATTTTAAAAAGATAGATACCTTGCTTGAGGACCTGCAGCTTCTGGGGCTTGACTTTACTTATGAAAACGATCTTGCAAATTTAATAAGAAAGATACAGCTAAAAGCCGATGAACTGGGCAACCGTGAAGAGATAGATAAGCTCATCATCAAGTCTCAAAAAAAGGCTGAATACTCAAGTGAAAATTTAGGCCACTTTGGGCTTGGATTTGATAGATATACACACTTTACAAGTCCTATTAGACGCTATTCTGACCTTATTTTACACAGGCTTTTAAAGGCTAAAATTTCAAAAGATGAGAAACTTTACAACTTCTTGCTTTTAAACATCCAAAGCACCTGCGCAAATTTAAGCGAGCTTGAAAGAGAAGCCGACAAAGTAGCCTACGACTTTATGGATAGAAAATTTGCACGCTGGGCAGCAGCAAACATCGGCAAAGAGGTGCGTTGCTACGTGAGCGAAAACCAAAATGTCTTGGTTGCCAAGCTTGATGATCATTTTGTTGGAGCTAGGATTTTTATAGCAGGATACAGCGCAAATTTACTTCAAAAGCTCGTTGTAAAGATCACAGAGGCTGATATTGCAAGCACTAAAATTTTTGCAAAAGTGGTAAGAAAGATCGATGTATAG